The following coding sequences are from one Leptolyngbya sp. NIES-3755 window:
- a CDS encoding hypothetical protein (similar to AA sequence:cyanobase_aa:LBDG_36900), which translates to MRSLTTPSERTTKQRIRIRIPKHYHQEPVISHLVSQYHLTVNIVAAILGANANGDGWFDLDLKGSDANIEAALSYLDELDLKVWRGEESDGW; encoded by the coding sequence ATGCGATCACTGACAACGCCCTCTGAGCGCACAACCAAGCAACGGATTCGGATTCGGATTCCCAAGCATTATCATCAAGAGCCTGTGATTTCTCATCTAGTTTCGCAGTACCATTTGACCGTGAATATTGTTGCGGCGATCCTGGGTGCGAATGCGAACGGTGATGGATGGTTCGATCTCGATCTCAAGGGTAGCGATGCCAATATCGAAGCGGCTTTGAGCTATTTGGATGAACTCGATTTAAAAGTGTGGCGCGGCGAGGAATCGGATGGCTGGTGA
- a CDS encoding membrane protein AbrB duplication (similar to AA sequence:cyanobase_aa:LBDG_50530) — translation MLNVEQSNLQARSLLITLELSLALLIGFGFLAIGLGSAAWILSGIAAGAIVYFSDRSSNLQPNRNARKAGQLIVGLSIGLSLPIDRLGGFASQSLLLLGLPIFLMVAGGAIGILYSRLEKIDLMSGLLATTPGNIGVMASLAADYGSHTALVSLVQLMRFTTVIFSVPIIANVAVPKSSTHAVITSIGQALNVPWQTYAKSSLMIAIAVVIVHFATKLKVPLAAFFGAIAVGLGFEFLSLFNEVFHADYPIVFNVIGQILLGITIGEYWGINPRLKLITVLRAIVPVGLMLIAGLIAAAVIHRLTHLSWLSCLLMAAPGGSPEMIAIALTLQQDPEIITIAHIIRLLTINLSLPILLGFAAYQTAHQPSDSSPRHTFKSSSSK, via the coding sequence GTGCTAAACGTTGAACAATCAAATCTACAAGCCCGATCGCTGTTGATCACTCTCGAACTCAGCTTGGCATTGCTGATTGGATTTGGATTTTTAGCAATCGGTTTGGGCAGTGCAGCTTGGATTCTGAGTGGAATTGCGGCGGGCGCGATCGTGTATTTTAGCGATCGATCTTCCAATCTTCAACCGAATCGGAATGCTCGTAAAGCAGGGCAATTGATTGTTGGATTATCGATCGGGCTTTCGTTACCCATCGATCGTTTAGGTGGTTTTGCTTCTCAAAGTCTGCTTTTACTTGGATTGCCGATTTTTCTCATGGTTGCAGGAGGCGCGATCGGCATTCTCTATTCTCGATTAGAAAAGATCGATTTAATGAGCGGATTGTTAGCGACTACTCCTGGCAATATTGGCGTAATGGCAAGTCTGGCAGCAGATTATGGAAGCCATACCGCGCTAGTTTCTCTAGTTCAATTGATGCGGTTTACAACGGTTATTTTCTCTGTTCCAATTATTGCGAATGTTGCAGTTCCAAAGTCTTCCACTCATGCGGTTATAACCTCTATTGGACAAGCGTTGAATGTTCCTTGGCAGACTTATGCAAAATCTAGTTTGATGATTGCGATCGCAGTTGTCATCGTTCACTTTGCCACTAAGCTGAAAGTTCCATTAGCAGCTTTCTTCGGTGCGATCGCAGTTGGGTTAGGCTTTGAATTTCTCTCGCTGTTCAATGAGGTTTTCCACGCGGATTATCCGATCGTCTTTAATGTAATCGGTCAAATTCTACTAGGCATCACGATCGGTGAATATTGGGGAATCAATCCCCGCTTGAAATTGATAACAGTTCTACGAGCGATCGTTCCTGTTGGATTGATGCTAATTGCTGGACTAATTGCTGCTGCGGTCATTCACCGTTTGACGCATCTAAGTTGGCTATCCTGCTTGTTGATGGCGGCTCCGGGCGGATCTCCAGAAATGATCGCGATCGCGTTAACCCTTCAGCAAGATCCGGAGATCATCACGATCGCGCACATTATTCGATTGCTCACAATTAACCTATCCTTACCCATTCTGCTAGGATTTGCAGCGTATCAAACTGCTCACCAGCCATCCGATTCCTCGCCGCGCCACACTTTTAAATCGAGTTCATCCAAATAG
- a CDS encoding hypothetical protein (similar to AA sequence:cyanobase_aa:LBDG_36890): MATTALIVGASQGIGLEFARQFLERVDCLYATYRSPDCDLFNLDHPNLVRLPLDITDEAQIEQAIAQIKSETPDLHYVINCVGVLHDGTMQPEKSLRHLNMEQLVKYFQINSIGAALLAKHVQPLLKHRDRSILATISAKVGSISDNQIGGWYGYRASKAALNMFMRTTSIEFKRTCPNAIIVTLHPGTTDTRLSKPFQRSVPPEKLFSVDRTVGQLLAVIDKLQDRDSGEFFSWDGTKLPW; encoded by the coding sequence ATGGCAACCACAGCGCTGATTGTAGGGGCGAGTCAAGGTATTGGATTAGAGTTCGCACGACAGTTCTTAGAACGAGTCGATTGTCTGTATGCGACCTACCGCAGTCCAGACTGTGATCTCTTCAATTTAGATCATCCGAATTTGGTTCGATTGCCGCTCGATATTACCGATGAAGCACAGATTGAACAAGCGATCGCACAAATCAAATCCGAAACCCCAGACCTACATTACGTAATTAATTGCGTCGGTGTTCTGCATGATGGAACAATGCAACCGGAAAAAAGCTTGCGTCATCTGAACATGGAGCAGCTTGTGAAATATTTCCAGATTAATAGTATTGGAGCGGCATTATTGGCGAAACATGTTCAACCGTTGTTAAAACATCGCGATCGCTCAATTCTCGCAACCATTTCTGCCAAGGTTGGAAGCATCTCAGACAATCAAATCGGCGGCTGGTATGGATATCGGGCTTCAAAAGCTGCCTTGAATATGTTTATGCGAACAACCTCGATCGAGTTTAAGCGCACTTGTCCGAATGCGATCATTGTGACCTTACATCCAGGGACAACCGATACGAGATTGTCTAAACCGTTTCAGCGCAGTGTTCCGCCAGAGAAATTATTTTCTGTCGATCGAACGGTTGGGCAGTTACTTGCTGTGATTGACAAATTGCAAGATAGGGACAGCGGTGAATTCTTTTCTTGGGATGGAACGAAGTTACCTTGGTAG
- a CDS encoding HAD-superfamily hydrolase (similar to AA sequence:cyanobase_aa:LBDG_35250), with protein MSDIPRQLTSDELHQWQAAIQEADRHNILCHCRECDREWVSSKPEACQCGSKRVEHIACWQFPDG; from the coding sequence ATGTCAGATATTCCGCGACAACTCACATCGGATGAATTGCACCAGTGGCAGGCAGCAATTCAAGAAGCCGATCGACACAATATCCTCTGTCATTGTCGGGAATGCGATCGTGAATGGGTGTCGTCGAAACCGGAAGCTTGTCAATGTGGAAGCAAACGAGTAGAGCATATTGCTTGTTGGCAGTTTCCAGATGGTTAA
- a CDS encoding IS1 transposase (similar to AA sequence:cyanobase_aa:AM1_2285), translating into MIKPLLTCPNCGSHDINKNGTTRHGNQNYKCRDCGRQFVENPKWKRIGDDTKSTIERMLLEKIPLAGIARSLQVSESWLQQYVNAYYQTVPRSVQVQPKPRKRLNVQMDELWSFVDDKGNEQWVWLALDVETREVVGCYVGDRSSESATALWQSLPAVYRQCAVCYTDFWVSYPPALPSSRHRPVDKSSGLTSYIERFNNTLRQRVSRLVRKTLSFSKKVDNHIAAIWNFIHHYNEQQSSILV; encoded by the coding sequence ATGATCAAACCCTTACTGACCTGTCCGAACTGTGGCTCTCATGACATCAACAAAAATGGCACGACTCGCCACGGGAACCAGAACTACAAATGTCGCGATTGTGGACGGCAGTTCGTCGAGAATCCAAAATGGAAACGGATTGGCGATGATACCAAGTCCACAATCGAGCGAATGCTGCTCGAAAAGATTCCGCTTGCTGGTATCGCTCGAAGCTTGCAAGTCAGCGAAAGCTGGTTGCAGCAATACGTGAATGCTTACTATCAAACCGTTCCTCGCTCAGTGCAAGTGCAACCAAAACCCCGGAAACGCTTGAATGTGCAGATGGACGAGTTATGGTCGTTCGTCGATGACAAAGGCAATGAGCAATGGGTGTGGTTAGCGCTCGATGTTGAAACTCGCGAAGTTGTCGGGTGTTATGTTGGAGACCGTTCGAGTGAATCAGCAACTGCGCTCTGGCAATCTTTGCCTGCGGTCTATCGTCAATGCGCCGTTTGCTATACCGATTTCTGGGTTTCTTATCCACCTGCCCTCCCAAGTTCACGTCATCGACCTGTAGACAAAAGCAGTGGTTTGACGAGCTACATTGAGCGCTTTAACAATACCTTACGGCAACGAGTGTCTCGATTAGTGCGAAAAACCTTGTCATTCTCGAAGAAAGTTGACAATCACATTGCTGCTATCTGGAACTTCATTCATCACTATAACGAACAACAGTCAAGTATCCTCGTCTAA
- a CDS encoding hypothetical protein (protein of unknown function DUF1818;~similar to AA sequence:cyanobase_aa:LBDG_23830), which produces MSRILKSGEGWRLGWDATASEFKGLVGGNDWAIELTEEEWNDFRRLSDQLHEALQQIAQELMDEERISCELESDRIWLEAEGFPNAYSLRLIVQSGRRAEGYWENALELRQALNTIEGF; this is translated from the coding sequence ATGAGCCGAATTCTAAAATCTGGAGAAGGTTGGCGTTTGGGATGGGATGCGACAGCTTCTGAATTCAAAGGCTTGGTTGGGGGAAATGATTGGGCGATCGAGCTTACAGAAGAAGAATGGAATGATTTTCGTCGCCTGAGTGATCAACTCCATGAAGCCCTTCAGCAGATTGCTCAGGAATTAATGGACGAAGAGCGGATTTCTTGTGAATTGGAAAGCGATCGTATTTGGCTCGAAGCTGAAGGATTTCCAAATGCTTACAGTTTGCGATTGATTGTTCAATCTGGACGCAGAGCCGAAGGATATTGGGAAAACGCCTTGGAATTGAGACAGGCATTGAATACGATCGAGGGGTTTTGA
- a CDS encoding hypothetical protein (hypothetical protein MicvaDRAFT_3554;~similar to AA sequence:cyanobase_aa:LBDG_23820) → MGRLRPDFLGMTRMKRFLMLASVVAILFSVSPAIAQIAPVRQDRVQQAWQEVYKAVPELPLENQYVSRETGNVDPNNTLITRLIRYHYFIKGRPVNFRLDWKYTLADYLGINEPMQAEGYPGSDNLRKNPFESDRAIIQKLNRRQRDAIVQALVNAFTRPQ, encoded by the coding sequence GTGGGGCGATTGCGCCCCGATTTTTTAGGAATGACACGGATGAAGCGATTTCTAATGCTTGCGAGTGTGGTGGCGATTTTGTTTTCTGTCAGTCCAGCGATCGCTCAAATTGCTCCTGTTCGCCAAGATCGGGTTCAACAAGCTTGGCAGGAAGTGTACAAGGCAGTTCCAGAGTTGCCACTTGAGAATCAGTATGTGAGCCGCGAAACGGGCAACGTCGATCCGAATAATACGCTGATCACTCGTCTAATTCGATATCACTACTTCATCAAAGGTCGTCCTGTGAATTTTCGCCTCGATTGGAAGTATACGCTGGCGGATTATTTAGGCATCAACGAACCGATGCAAGCTGAGGGCTATCCAGGTTCAGATAACTTGCGAAAAAATCCATTTGAAAGCGATCGAGCAATCATCCAAAAACTAAATCGCAGACAAAGAGATGCGATCGTTCAAGCCCTAGTGAATGCTTTCACTCGTCCACAATGA
- a CDS encoding hypothetical protein_484 (similar to AA sequence:cyanobase_aa:LBDG_23810) yields the protein MAKSGSLHKRNTFDTVQLMRRADELISAASNRYRITVQVANRAKRRRFEDFDSGDDPMMKPVMRAIIEMSDELTQPEIIGE from the coding sequence ATGGCTAAATCCGGCTCTTTACACAAACGCAATACGTTCGACACCGTTCAATTGATGCGCCGCGCTGATGAACTGATCAGTGCTGCCTCGAATCGGTATCGCATTACGGTTCAAGTCGCAAATCGGGCAAAACGCCGTCGGTTCGAGGATTTCGACAGCGGAGACGATCCGATGATGAAACCTGTGATGCGGGCAATTATCGAAATGTCAGATGAACTGACGCAGCCCGAAATTATTGGAGAATAG
- a CDS encoding lipolytic protein G-D-S-L family protein (similar to AA sequence:cyanobase_aa:LBDG_23800), translating into MQIFAPSSIDLTAPSTPSLRILALGDSLVYGFGDPVGGGWVERLRRQWMSPGGTNHALYNLGVRGDGVRQVARRLEDEFRHRGELRNRVPDLIILSVGVNDSPRLSRPDGKNLLPFEGFEIGIADLLDRALRLCPVLFVGMIPVDEEKMPFLDCMYYNHADQSRYNDAIRSACEARQIPHLDLFELWRSRGLDWCEQQFTEDGLHPNVSGYQALLEDISTWEAFRHWVE; encoded by the coding sequence ATGCAAATTTTCGCTCCTTCTTCGATCGATTTAACTGCTCCTTCTACTCCGTCCCTCCGAATTTTGGCGCTTGGGGATAGTCTCGTTTACGGATTTGGTGATCCGGTGGGAGGCGGTTGGGTGGAACGACTTCGACGGCAGTGGATGAGTCCGGGTGGAACGAATCATGCGCTTTATAATCTGGGCGTTCGGGGTGATGGTGTCCGCCAAGTGGCACGACGACTTGAAGATGAATTTCGCCATCGGGGGGAATTACGCAACCGTGTCCCCGATTTGATCATTCTCTCGGTTGGCGTGAATGATTCGCCGCGACTCAGTAGACCAGATGGTAAGAACTTGCTGCCGTTTGAAGGATTCGAGATTGGAATTGCGGATTTGCTCGATCGAGCTTTGCGGCTCTGCCCAGTTTTATTCGTTGGCATGATCCCCGTCGATGAGGAAAAGATGCCGTTTCTCGATTGTATGTACTACAACCATGCAGATCAAAGTCGATACAATGATGCGATTCGATCGGCGTGTGAAGCGCGTCAGATTCCGCATCTCGATCTGTTTGAACTTTGGCGATCGAGAGGTTTGGACTGGTGCGAGCAACAATTTACCGAAGATGGCTTGCATCCAAATGTGAGCGGATATCAGGCATTATTAGAAGATATTTCCACTTGGGAAGCGTTTCGACACTGGGTTGAATAA
- a CDS encoding RdgB/HAM1 family non-canonical purine NTP pyrophosphatase (similar to AA sequence:cyanobase_aa:LBDG_23790): MTVLVVATGNPGKVKEIEPYLVGLNWELQLKPPDLEMEETGITFRENAAQKATQVAIATGHWAIADDSGLEVAALDGRPGIYSARYADSDQARIAKLLGELGDNPDRRAQFVCAIALAKPDGSIALLTEGVCPGEILTAPRGEGGFGYDPIFYVPEKGMTFSEMPLEMKQEISHRGRAFQELLPQMKAIN, encoded by the coding sequence ATGACAGTTTTAGTAGTCGCCACCGGAAATCCTGGCAAAGTCAAAGAGATCGAGCCTTATCTCGTAGGGCTGAATTGGGAATTGCAGTTGAAGCCCCCGGATCTGGAGATGGAAGAAACTGGAATTACCTTTCGAGAAAATGCTGCTCAGAAAGCGACTCAGGTTGCGATCGCAACTGGACATTGGGCGATCGCAGATGATTCCGGTTTAGAAGTCGCGGCATTGGATGGCAGACCCGGAATTTATTCGGCTCGATATGCAGATTCAGATCAAGCGAGAATTGCGAAATTGTTAGGGGAATTAGGTGACAATCCCGATCGACGAGCGCAGTTTGTTTGTGCGATCGCGCTTGCGAAACCAGACGGCTCGATCGCGCTTCTGACTGAGGGTGTTTGTCCAGGTGAGATTTTGACGGCTCCACGCGGTGAAGGTGGATTTGGCTATGATCCGATCTTCTATGTGCCTGAAAAGGGAATGACGTTCTCCGAGATGCCGTTGGAGATGAAACAGGAGATTAGTCATCGCGGACGTGCATTTCAGGAATTGTTACCGCAGATGAAAGCGATCAATTGA
- a CDS encoding hypothetical protein (similar to AA sequence:cyanobase_aa:LBDG_26220), producing MNYSLLQSFRSFFSVADPYHEPDPEIARQVFDLYEIAVVCYKISPRNVGQVEYRGRPWSAVCLEDLVLLPGTQVKVIDRVELNLVVRPLIVSQARSLPKKRMDRSA from the coding sequence ATGAACTATTCTCTGTTGCAATCATTTCGATCGTTCTTTTCTGTTGCCGATCCCTACCACGAACCCGATCCTGAAATTGCCAGACAAGTGTTCGATTTGTACGAAATCGCAGTCGTGTGTTACAAAATTTCCCCCCGAAACGTAGGACAAGTCGAATATCGAGGACGACCCTGGAGCGCAGTCTGTTTGGAAGACCTGGTTCTGCTTCCTGGAACTCAAGTGAAAGTGATCGATCGAGTCGAACTCAATCTTGTCGTTCGACCGCTGATCGTTTCTCAAGCGCGTTCTCTTCCCAAGAAGCGGATGGATCGGTCTGCGTGA
- a CDS encoding hypothetical protein (similar to AA sequence:cyanobase_aa:LBDG_26210): MAENTPVAETASQQKGATKPATSKLKKRLNLDLSPEAYDLLQELSEESGKNMAEVLRTGLALYGIAREEKKKGRSLGVVEDDRVVKEIVIP; encoded by the coding sequence ATGGCGGAGAATACTCCTGTAGCAGAAACGGCATCCCAGCAAAAAGGTGCAACCAAACCTGCAACATCCAAGCTAAAGAAGCGATTAAATCTGGATCTGTCGCCAGAAGCTTACGATTTGCTCCAAGAACTCTCGGAAGAATCGGGCAAGAACATGGCGGAAGTCTTGCGAACGGGACTGGCACTGTATGGGATCGCACGAGAAGAAAAGAAAAAAGGACGGAGCTTGGGCGTAGTTGAAGACGATCGAGTGGTGAAAGAGATCGTGATTCCGTAA
- a CDS encoding phosphoenolpyruvate carboxylase (similar to AA sequence:cyanobase_aa:LBDG_41620), which translates to MSSTRPSSDEFSTSLTTASEDVTAMMSDLFLRHRLRIVEDLWEAVLRQECGQELVDLLNQLRRMCSPEGQATTFTGSEVLQVVEKLDLNEAIRAARAFALYFQLINIVEQHYEQRDQQLQYRMAREGHGQPDPKHERQAYATEEDAGRPEADFLERSLHEAASRREIGTFHWLFPRLKQLNVPPQLIQKLINQLDVWLVFTAHPTEIVRHTIRDKQRRIAKILRQLDSVEDSLKAIGLSSSWEADSLRDQLTEEIRLWWRTDELHQFKPTVLDEVDHALHYFREVIFDAIPHLYQRLEEAVHGSFPKMQMPRRNFCQFGSWVGADRDGNPSVTPQVTWQTACYQRRLVLERYVNSIQSLSELLSLSLHWSDVLPDLLESLEQEQQRMPEVYDRLSIRFRQEPYRLKLAYICKRLENTLERNQILSNIDGLQQEMPEYDETKIYRSGDDFLTELRLIQSNLAATGLSCRDLDHLICQVEIFGFNLAHLDIRQESPRHSETMNEVVEYLQVLPKAYNDMSEEERCQWLISELKTRRPLIPSELPFSDRTREAIATFRMVRKLQQEFGIDICRTYIISMSHDVSDLLEVLLFAKEAGLYDPATGFGTIQVVPLFETVEDLQKAPGIMRGVFDLPFYKALLAGGFESIGVTTALQEVMLGYSDSNKDSGFLSSNWEIHKAQQALQSIADEHGVVLRIFHGRGGSVGRGGGPAYEAILAQPGHSVNGRIKITEQGEVLASKYSLPELALYNLETVTTAVIQGSLLQNKFDEIAPWQQVMEELAARSRKHYRSLIYEQPDFIDFFHQVTPIEEISQLQISSRPARRGGKKDLASLRAIPWVFSWTQSRFLLPSWYGVGTALQGFLDEAPEKHMQLLRHFYFKWPFFKMAISRVEMTLSKVDLQIASHYVDELTQPEDRERFAPVFEQIRNEYLLTRELVLTITGHNRLLDGDPELQRSVQLRNGTIVPLGFLQVSLLKRLRQHKTLAASGVVRSRYSKGELLRGALLTINGIAAGMRNTG; encoded by the coding sequence ATGAGTTCGACCCGACCTTCTTCTGACGAATTTTCGACCAGTCTCACTACGGCTTCTGAAGATGTCACCGCAATGATGTCTGATCTCTTTTTGCGGCATCGTCTCAGAATTGTAGAGGATCTCTGGGAAGCTGTATTGCGCCAAGAATGTGGACAAGAATTGGTGGATCTGCTGAATCAGTTGAGGCGGATGTGCTCTCCAGAAGGTCAAGCAACCACGTTTACTGGCTCAGAAGTGCTGCAAGTCGTGGAAAAGCTCGATTTGAATGAAGCGATTCGAGCCGCTCGTGCGTTTGCACTTTATTTTCAGTTGATCAATATTGTTGAACAGCATTACGAACAGCGAGACCAACAGTTACAGTATCGGATGGCACGAGAGGGACACGGACAGCCTGATCCGAAACATGAACGGCAAGCTTATGCCACAGAGGAAGATGCAGGACGACCAGAGGCGGACTTTTTAGAGCGGAGTCTGCATGAGGCGGCTTCTCGGCGGGAAATCGGCACGTTCCACTGGCTGTTTCCTCGGCTCAAACAGTTGAATGTTCCACCTCAGTTAATTCAAAAATTGATCAATCAGTTGGATGTGTGGCTTGTTTTTACGGCTCACCCGACTGAGATTGTGCGCCATACGATTCGAGATAAGCAGCGACGGATTGCGAAAATTCTGCGCCAGTTGGACAGCGTGGAAGATAGCTTAAAAGCGATCGGGCTTTCTTCATCATGGGAAGCAGATTCTCTACGCGATCAGTTAACCGAAGAGATTCGCCTCTGGTGGCGCACCGATGAACTGCACCAATTCAAGCCAACGGTTCTCGATGAAGTGGATCATGCGCTGCATTACTTCCGAGAAGTGATTTTTGATGCGATTCCTCATCTGTACCAGCGTTTGGAAGAAGCCGTTCATGGATCGTTTCCAAAGATGCAGATGCCGCGTCGGAATTTCTGTCAGTTCGGATCTTGGGTGGGAGCCGATCGAGATGGTAATCCGTCTGTAACTCCGCAAGTCACTTGGCAAACCGCTTGCTATCAGCGTCGTCTGGTTCTAGAACGCTATGTCAATTCGATTCAATCATTGAGCGAATTGCTGAGTTTATCGCTGCACTGGAGTGATGTTCTACCTGATTTGTTGGAATCGTTGGAACAAGAGCAACAGCGAATGCCAGAGGTATACGATCGCTTATCGATCCGATTCCGTCAAGAGCCGTATCGACTCAAGTTAGCTTACATTTGCAAGCGGTTAGAAAACACACTGGAGCGTAACCAAATTCTCTCGAACATCGACGGGCTGCAACAAGAAATGCCCGAATACGATGAAACGAAAATTTATCGATCGGGTGATGATTTTCTCACTGAACTGCGATTGATTCAAAGCAATCTGGCGGCAACCGGATTAAGCTGTCGCGATTTGGATCATCTGATCTGCCAAGTCGAAATTTTTGGATTCAACCTAGCTCACCTCGACATTCGGCAAGAAAGTCCGCGTCATTCAGAAACCATGAATGAAGTGGTGGAATATCTTCAAGTTCTGCCGAAAGCCTACAACGACATGAGCGAAGAAGAACGATGTCAATGGTTGATTAGCGAGCTAAAAACTCGCAGACCTTTAATTCCTTCTGAACTGCCATTCTCCGATCGAACTCGTGAAGCGATCGCGACTTTTCGCATGGTTCGCAAGCTTCAACAGGAATTTGGCATCGATATCTGTCGCACCTACATCATTAGTATGAGTCACGATGTCAGTGACTTACTCGAAGTGCTGTTGTTTGCTAAGGAAGCAGGATTGTATGATCCAGCAACCGGATTCGGAACCATTCAAGTCGTGCCTTTGTTTGAAACCGTAGAAGACTTGCAAAAAGCACCTGGCATTATGCGCGGCGTGTTTGATTTGCCATTCTACAAAGCACTATTGGCAGGTGGATTTGAATCGATCGGTGTCACAACTGCGCTCCAAGAAGTCATGCTGGGCTATTCAGATAGCAACAAAGATTCGGGTTTCTTGAGTAGTAACTGGGAAATTCACAAAGCGCAGCAAGCTCTTCAAAGTATTGCCGATGAACACGGGGTTGTGCTGCGGATTTTCCACGGTCGCGGCGGTTCTGTGGGTCGAGGGGGCGGTCCGGCTTATGAAGCAATTTTGGCGCAACCTGGACATAGTGTGAATGGTCGGATCAAAATTACAGAACAAGGCGAAGTACTTGCTTCTAAGTATTCGTTACCAGAACTTGCGCTGTATAACTTAGAAACCGTTACAACTGCTGTGATTCAAGGAAGCTTATTACAGAATAAGTTCGATGAGATTGCACCTTGGCAGCAAGTCATGGAAGAATTGGCGGCTCGATCGCGCAAACACTATCGCTCTCTGATCTACGAGCAACCTGATTTTATTGACTTCTTCCACCAAGTGACCCCGATCGAGGAAATCAGTCAGCTTCAAATCAGTTCTCGTCCTGCACGTCGAGGTGGCAAAAAAGATTTAGCAAGTCTCAGAGCCATTCCTTGGGTCTTTAGCTGGACACAAAGCCGATTCCTATTACCGTCCTGGTATGGAGTTGGAACTGCGCTGCAAGGTTTCTTAGATGAAGCGCCTGAAAAACACATGCAGCTTCTACGACATTTCTACTTCAAATGGCCTTTCTTCAAAATGGCAATTTCCAGAGTTGAAATGACGCTTTCTAAAGTCGATTTGCAGATTGCCAGTCACTATGTCGATGAACTCACACAACCTGAAGATCGAGAGCGGTTTGCTCCAGTATTCGAGCAGATTCGGAATGAATATCTGCTAACTCGTGAGCTAGTTCTGACGATTACCGGACACAATCGATTGTTAGATGGCGATCCAGAACTTCAGCGATCGGTCCAGTTACGCAACGGGACGATCGTGCCTCTCGGATTCCTCCAGGTGTCGTTGTTGAAACGATTACGACAACATAAAACCCTCGCCGCCTCCGGAGTGGTGCGATCGCGCTACAGCAAAGGTGAATTACTACGCGGTGCATTGCTCACGATTAACGGAATCGCTGCGGGAATGCGGAATACAGGTTAA
- a CDS encoding hypothetical protein (similar to AA sequence:cyanobase_aa:LBDG_41630), translating into MHIRIGQTVTLNTGLLSSWTLQSMKSESDRILGFLDPDVALSLATVPVLVALVGGNAIARSLQELGTMSEEIFRGDRLPRLDFPPDQS; encoded by the coding sequence ATGCACATCCGTATCGGTCAGACTGTTACGCTGAACACTGGTTTACTTTCTTCTTGGACCCTACAATCAATGAAATCTGAATCCGATCGCATTTTAGGCTTTCTCGATCCTGATGTCGCCTTGAGTTTAGCAACGGTTCCCGTTTTAGTCGCACTGGTCGGAGGGAACGCGATCGCGAGATCCCTTCAAGAACTCGGCACGATGAGTGAAGAAATCTTTCGGGGCGATCGCTTGCCTCGGTTAGACTTTCCGCCAGATCAGTCCTGA